The nucleotide window GGCGCCGGGGATGACTCCTTCATGCATGAGGACCGCTCCATTACAGATGGTGGTGTCAACGGCAAGGCCGCCGGTTGCGTAGACTGCGTTGGAGGTGGTGTTAAATGCCGGGACGTTCGTCGGGTTTCTGCCGACAAGGATGAGGTCGGCAAGGTATCCGGGTGCGATGATTCCGGCGTTGATGCCAAGAGCTTTTGCACCGTTCCGGGAGGCGACGGCAAGAGCTTCGTCTGCGGGCATGAGAGTGGGATCGTTCCAGAAGAACTTCTGAAGGAGCGCTGCGGTTTTCATTTCGGCGAACATGTCGAGGTCGTTGTTGGAGGAGGCGCCGTCCGTTCCGAGAGCGACGTTGACGCCCGCGGCTTTCATCTCCGGGTAGGGAAGCGCCCGGCCAACGGTGAGTTTCATGTTGCTTACGGGGTTGTGGACTGCGGTGACTCCGCGGTCGGCGAACAAACGAATGTCCTCGGCATCAAGCCAGCAGCAGTGGGCGGCGATGCAGCGTTCGGAGAGGACGCCGCAGTGATCCAGCCAGGGGACGACCCGCATGCCGTGGGCTTTGATGCAGTCGGGGTTTTCGTCGGTTTCGTCGACGTGGATGTGCAGGGGAATGTTTTCTGTTCGGGAGAACTCGGCGCACCAGCGAAGGCCTTCTTCGGAGACGGTGTAGATGGCGTGGGGGGAGACGCCCGGCATGATGCGGGGGTTGTTCCGGGCTTTGAGTGCGGCGACGGTTTTTTCCATGACGGAACATTCGGATTCGAATTTGGCGTGGTCGCCGCCGTCGATCATGCAGTAGGAGAGGCAGGCGCGGATGCCTGCTTCGTCCACGGCGTCGGCGACGTTGTTCATCATGAAGTACATGTCGTTGAAGGTGGTGGTTCCGGTACGGATCATTTCGAGGCAGGCGAGTTTTGCGCCCCAGTAGATGTCGTTTTCGGTGAGGTGGGCTTCGGTCGGCCAGATTTTGGTGGAGAGCCATTCAAAGAGGGGCATGTCGTCGGAGTAGCCGCGAAGGAGGCCCATGGGGGAGTGAGTGTGCATGTTGACCATGCCGGGAAGGGCTGCTGCGCCGTTTCCGTCGATGATGAACTCGGCGTCGTGGTCGGTGATCTTTTCGGCGACGCTGCCGATCCGGCCTGTGCCGTCGAGGTAGATCTCGGCGGGTTTGTTGTTGAGGGTTACGTTTCTGATGAGGATGGGTACGGTTTTTCCAAAGATGTCGGGTTCTGTCATGCGAGTTTCTCCACGATTTCTGTTACGAGTTTGCTGATGCGTTCGCCGTTCTGTTGGGCGACGGCGATGATTTCGTTGTAGTCAGGGGCGTCTGCCCCGCCGATGCCGTTTGCGTAGTTGTCTACGGTGCAGAGGGCGGCGACAGGAATGCCGAGTTCGTTTGCGAGGGTGAGTTCGCTTGCGATGGTCATGCCGACAATGTCGGTGTGTTCTGCGAAGGAGGCGATCTCGGCACGGGTTTCAAACCGGGGGCCGTGCGCCTGGAGGTAGGTTCCGGGGACGGCGTCGGGGATGAGGTCATGCAGGGTCCGGCGAAGTCCTGCATCCAGTACGGGGGGGACATGATGGATGTCGTTGTTATGCAGGGTGGGGATGTCCCAGGGGCAGTAGTAGTCGTCGGGGATGACGATTGTTCCCGGCCGAATGTGTTCTTTCATGCCGCCGGTGCTTCCAATGAGGATGAGCCGGTCAACGCCGAGAATTTTGCAGGCGGCGAGGTGCGCCCGGTGATTGACGTTGTGCGGCGGGGTGGTGTTCTGGTGGCGAGGGATGAAGATGAATTTTCCTGCGTGCACGTCGGTTTTGCCGAAGGGTGTGGCCACTGTTTTTGGTTGGAGGAGTGGGAGTTTTGCTGCGAGGAGCGCGGTTCCGCCTATGATGCCTAACATTTCCGGTGTACTGTTTTTCGGGAGGAGTTATAAAGAGGCGGGTCTGTCCGTGGAGGTTGAATCAATATCTATTTATTTGTGCTGTGCGAATTTATTAGAGCACAATTCATTTGGGCCGGTAGATCAGTGGTAGATCGCGTCCTTGGCATGGACGAGGCCGCGGGTTCAATTCCCGCCCGGTCCATCTTTCTTTTGGGTTTTTTTGATAACTTGGTGATTACTGATTACTGACATCATCCGGGTTTTTGAAAAAAGGAGTGGCCAGAATCATTTTCCTTCTCCGGACAGTCCACTAATTTATATACTAATAAAGAGAGATAGATAACACAAGAGAATATATCCCGATCAATCTCATGATGAGAGAGACGGGGGCATCTCATTTTTTAAAAATACTGATGACGTCAGTAATCAGTAATCAACGAGCAATCAAATACCTGGGGAGAGTACGGTCTCTTTCTGCCAAGAAAAAAACTGTCTGAAAACCCGTAACCTTCATTATCTCTCCCTCACCACACAACACAGACAAAAGGAAACCACCCATGAAAATACAAACCCCCTCCCGTCTGCATATCGTCTTAATCGACCTCAACGGGTCGTACGACAGAATCGACGGCGGCATCGGCTTAACCCTCGCCGACCCGCACTTCATCCTCGAAGCAGTCCCCGCAGACAAAGAGAACACCATTGCGTTCACCCAAACCGCCGGCGGCAGTCCCGCAGAACGGGAATCCTGCATCAGCAAAATAACCGCCGCCGCAGAAAAAGCAGCTGCCCGCTACGCCCCAGGCACCGGCTACCACTTCACCGTTCACCAGCTCTATCCTGCCCACTCCGGCCTCGGGTCCGGCACCCAGATCTCCTTAGCCGCCGCAAAACTCATCGCCGAACTGGCTGGTTATCACCCTGCCAGCACCGATCTTGCCGCACTCGTCGGACGCGGAGGAACCTCCGGTATCGGCGTACACGCCTTCGACCTTGGCGGATTCATCGCCGACGGCGGTCACAGCAAAAAAGAAAAAAGCAGCTTCCTGCCAAGCTCTGTCTCCACCGCCAGACCCGCATGTCTTCTTGGACGCTATCCCTTCCCCGAAGACTGGGGCGTCCTCCTCGCCGTCCCCGCATTCGGCAACCGGTATACCGGGGCCGCCGAGAAAAACATCTTCCAGACGCACTGCCCTGTCCCCAAAACCGACGTCGAACAGGTCTCCCACCTCGTCTTCATGAACCTCATCCCGTCGTTGATCGAACACGACATCGAAGCATTCGGCCACGCCCTCGATCAGATTCAGACCGTCGGCTTCAACAAAATCGAGTTCACCCTCCAGCCCCCCGAACTCACCAAACTCAAAAACGACATGCAGGACGCAGGCGCCTACGGTGTCGGCCTCAGCTCCTTCGGCCCGACACTCTTCACCGTCTATGACCGCACAAACAAAGACATCGTCGCCGCAACCCAGGAACTCCTCGGAGAAAACGGACTCGTCATCACCACCCGCGGCCAGAATCACGGCGCAGAACTGCTCTGAAACCCAAAACCCCGCCCCCTATGAACATACAGAACATCACCGTAAAAAATATTCTGACAAAATCCAGTCTCCCGATCGGAGATTACTCCGTAAACCCGTATGTGGGCTGCACCCATGCCTGCAAATACTGCTATGCCTCCTTTATGAAACGCTTCACCCGCCATCCGGAACCCTGGGGAACCTTTCTGGATGTGAAATACTGGCAGGAAATCCGCAACCCGGAAAAATATGCCGGAAAACACTTATTTATCGGATCCGTCACCGACCCCTACAATCCACAGGAAGAAGTCTACCAAAGAACACGGGAACTTCTGATACAGCTGCAGGGAAGCGGCGCAGCGATAACCATTGCCACAAAATCAGATCTGGTACTGCGGGATTTGGATCTCATCCGGACGTTCCCCCGTGCCCGCGTCTCCTGGTCGATCAATACACTGGACGAAACATTCCAAAAAGACATGGACCAAGCAGTCAGCATCCCCCGGCGGCTGAAAGCAATGAAAACATTCTTCGAAGCAGGTATTCGTACGACCTGTTTTATCTCCCCCATCTTTCCGGGTATCACCGACATCCCCGCCATTGTCAGGAAAACCCGAGATCAGTGCAACCTGATCTGGCTGGAAAATTTAAACCTCCGCGGCAGTTACAAACAGAACATTCTCACCTATATCGCAGAAAACTATCCGGAACTTATCCCCCTCTATCACGAGATCTATCAGCTGGGCAGCCGCAGATACTGGGAAATGCTTGATGCGGAGATGCAGGAGTTTGCAAACGAACAGGGACTCCCCTACCTGCGCAACGACGACACCATCCAACGACCATTTGATGCCCCGCCGGCGCTGGTGAATTATTTTTACCATGAACAGATCAAACAGTCCGCAAAAAAGAAGGAACGAACATGCCCGAACTCCCGGAAGTAGAAACCGTCAGACGCATTCTGGAACCACAGCTGAAAGGACGCAGAATCTCTGATCTGACGGTGAACCGTCCGGAAATCATTGCCCATCCGACTGCGGATATCTTTACGCATGCAGTGATCGGAACCGTGATTGCACGCATGGGCAGACGGGGAAAATATCTCTTCCTGCATCTGGACACGGGAAATACTATTCTGCTCCATCTGCGGATGACCGGGCAACTCCTGGCAACACCCGCGGACTTTCCCGCAGAAAAACATACCCACCTGATCTTTCATCTGGATGACGGAACCGAACTCCGGTACCTTGACACCCGGCGGTTTGGGCGCTTCTGGCTGCTGCAGAAAACGGAAAAAGACATCTGGAGCGGAATCCAAAAACTTGGTCCGGAACCCTTCGACCCGCAGATAACGCCCGCATGGCTGCGGGAAAAAATCGGCAGAAGCCGCAGACCCGTCAAGGAATGTCTGCTGGATCAGCGTACAGTTGCCGGAATTGGAAATATCTACGGGGATGAAATATTGTTTGCAGCAAAAATCTGTCCGGCACGCCCTGCATGTTCATTGCGGGAACAGGAGTGGCAGACACTTGCCGCAGTGATTCCTGCGGTCCTGCAAAAAGCAGTTGACGACAACCGCATGACGCCGGAAGAGTATCTGGAGGGGCGGGGAAAAGAGTACCGAAACGATCCGTTTCTGCAGGTGTACGGACATGAAGGGGATTCCTGCCCGTGCTGCGGAGCGGCACTGAAACGGATTACACTCTCCGGAAGAAGCAGTGTGTACTGCCCAAACTGCCAGCCGGAACAGCCGATACCGTAACAGAACCATTCCAAAAAAAAAGAAAACCGGCGGAATACCGCCCGCCGCAGATAGGTATTACACTACCTGATTTACCAGGCTCTGTTTTACCGGCGACATACTCATCGGAGAAACCGTCTCCGCAAGCACCTTCATCAGGATACCAAGACCCTGCACCAGCTGCTCATCCTCGATCACCAGTGGCGGCATAATCTTCACCACAGTATCCTCGCGGCCCGACAGCTCAAGGATCAGACCCTGCTCAAAGCAGGCTTTCCGGATCTTCTGCGTCGTTCCGCAGGGGTATGACCCCATATCAATACCCCACATCAGACCGAGACCCCGGAAGGTCAGTGACGGATCGATCAGCCGCAGACGGGATGCGAGGAACTCCTCCACAATCCTTCCCTTCCGCATCGTCTCCGCCTCCAGATCATGGGCAAGCATGTACTCAATCGCCGCCTTTCCGGCAACAAACGCCAGCTGGAATCCGCGGAACGTCCCGTTGTGCTCTCCGGGCAGGAGAACATCATACTCCGGTTTCACAAGAGCAATCGAACACGGCATCCCGATACCGCCGATAGACTTCGCCATCACCACAATATCCGGCACAATACCCGCACGCTCGAACGAGAAGAACGAACCCGTCCTGCCGCAGCCCGTCTGGATATCGTCAAGGATCAGCAGCATATCATGCTTATCGCACAGCGCCCGGGCATCCCGGAGCCACTCATTGGACAGCACATTAATACCGCCCTCTCCCTGTACCGCCTCAACAATCAGTGCCGCAGGCTTATCCACACCGCTGTGATCATCCGTCAGCAGCATATCGATATAGGCGATCGTATCAAGACCCGGCATCATACACGGATGCGGAACATGCGTCACGTTCCCGAGTGCCACACCGCAGGCATCACGGGCACTGCGTTCGGTCGTCAGGGCAAGCGACCCGAGCGACATCCCGTGGAATGCACCCATCAGGGCAAGCACATTTGATCTGCCCTTCACCTTGCGGGCGATCTTGAGTGCAACCTCAACCGCATTCGTACCGGTAGGTCCCGGGAACAGAACCTTGTAATCATACCCCCGCGGAATCAGAACCTTGTTCTCCAGACACTCGATGAACTCGCCCTTTGCAACCGAGTACATATCCAGCCCGTGCAGAAGGCCGTCGTTCATCAGATACTCAACCACTTTTCCCTTGATATAGTCATTATTATGACCATAGTTGCAGCTTCCTGCTCCACAGAGGAAATCGATGTATTCTTTTCCATCCTGATCGATCAGTACTGATCCTTTCGCTTTCGAAAAGACTACCGGATATTTTCTGCAGTACGATCTGACGTTGCTTTCGAATGTTTCGAATACCGTGGATTCCATTAAGACTTCATTTGTGTTTCTTAAACCCATAGACCACACCCCCACTTGACTAGGATAGTATGAATTTACAGGCAATCTTACTCTGCAGATTTCGCTGCGCCGAGATTACAGGATCATGTTGCCCCCCTCAGTTCTTAAAGCTGTCCCTCAAAAAGAATGGATCATGGCCTGCCGTATGGACTTTCAGCGAATATCCTTGGACTTCAAAAAACCCGGCCACCCCCCCGATTCCCCATCCCTGACCCCTGGGGGGTTAAATGGTTTTCGGATGAAACATCCTTTCGTCAGGGTCTCCGCAAACGCCCGGAACGGGACGCGCACCAGTGAGGAAATACAGAACAGGAAGAGTGAAACGGACGTTTCCCCAAAAAAGGAATTATTGTTTTCCGACGGTGATCTCATCGTGGTCGTTGACCCCGATAACCTTCTCGCCTGCAGCACGGAGATCACGGATATAGCAGATGACCTCTTCCGTGAGCATTTCGCCCGGACAGACAAAAGGAATCCCCGGCGGATAGGGAATAATAGCCGAGGCACAGATTCTGCCGGCGCCTGCGACGAGAGGAATCCGTTCTTTGTCCTGGGGGACGGGGAAGAGGGAAAGTTTTGCTTCAAACACCGCACTGACCGGTTTTTTGTCGGGCTGAACCGCAGTTCGTCCGCGGCTGATCTCCCGCAGGGCGGCAAGCAGCCGTTCCATATCGGCTTTCGTGTTGCCGATACCGGTCATGCACATGAGAATGTTGCCGGTCGTAAGCTCGGCGAAGATGCCGCGGTCCATCAGCTGGTGTTCAAGCTCTGCCGCGTCCAGTCCTGCGGCACTCATGTCCAAATTGATCTTGGTGAGGTCAAGGCTGATGCTGCCTGCATCATCGAACGGATTACCAATAACAGAAAGTCCCTGAATCGTTTTTGCTTCGCGATAGAAGAAAAGCAGAGCCTCATACCAGTTGGTCATGATCTCATTGCCGTGCCGTTTGAGAATGTCGGCATTGATGTCAAGCGACGCCATCAAAAGATACGAAGGGCTGGTTGACTGAATCATCTGGAGTTTGTCTTCGAGTACATACGAATCAACACGGTCTGAGTTCAGGTTGAGCAGTGCGCTCTGCGTGAACGAGGCAAGGGTTTTGTGAATCGAGTTAACGGTAATGTCGGCTCCCTGCTCCTCGGCTGACCTCGGCATCCCGGCGCAGCCGGCATCCGAGAAGAACTTGAGATGTGCCCCGTGCGCCTGATCGACGATGAGAACTTTTCCGCGGGCATGGACGACCTCGGCGATTGCCCGGATGTCTGAACAGATGCCGTAGTAGTTCGGCGACGGAAGAATGACCGCTTCAGCGTCAGGATTTTCGGCAAGGCAGCGTTCGATCTCTTCGGGCGTGATGACCCCTGAAATCCCGTACTCGTGAATCATCTCGGGATACGCATAGACCGGCTCAATTCCGGCAAGCACAAGAGCGTTGAAGATCGCCTTATGGGAGTTTCGCGCCAGGATCAGTTTCTTTCCTTTGGGAACTGCTGCCATGATTGCCGCAATAACCCCGCCGCTCGTTCCGTTAATGAGGAGGTACGATCGTCTGGCGCCGTAGAGGTTTGCGTACTCTTCCTGAGCGGCTTTGAGGATTCCCTCGGTCTGGAACAGATTGTCGGCTCCGGGAATCTCGGTGATGTCGCAGTCCATGATGCGGTTCAGGAATGGTTCATAGCCGAACCTCCGGTAGATTGCCGAGCCTTTGTGGCCCGGCATGTGAAAGGATACGGTATGTTTGTCTGCATGGCGAATGAGAAAGTTCAGAATGGGAAGCGTGGTCACGGGCGTTACCTCTGGTTGGTACACACGTTGACGCGGGAACGAGATGAGGATTGCGGTGTTGGTGAAAAAATCCAAATGAAACTTGGATACGCGATTTTTTCCCGCATTCCACATCTATAAATCTCCTCAGCCCAAAGATAGTACCTGCAAATTGAGACGGGAGTTTTCTTCCGTCTCCGGTGAAAAACATGACAAACGATGACTCTTTCGTGTCCTCCGGACACCAGCCGGATCGTGTCTATATCTTTGACACTACACTCCGTGACGGCGAACAATCTCCCGGCGCAACCATGACCCTACAGGAGAAGGTGCGTCTCGCCCGTCAGCTTGAGCTACTCGGCGTAGATATCATCGAAGCAGGGTTCCCTGCCGCAAGTCCGGGCGACTTTGAAGCGGTGCGTGCGGTATCGGCAACCGTCCGCAACTGTCAGATCGCAGGACTCTGCCGCTGTGTTGCCGCAGATATTGACCGGGCGTGGGAAGCACTGGCGGACGCCGCACATCCGCGGATTCATGTGTTCCTCGCAACCAGTCCCATTCATATGGAGCACAAGCTCCGCAAAACCCCGGAACAGGTTCTGGAGATGGCGGTTGCCGGCGTCCGGCACGCAGCATCCCTGACGAAGAATGTTGAGTTCTCCGCTGAGGATGCGTCGCGAAGCGAGCCTGCATTTCTGGCAAAAGTGGTGGAAGCGGTGATCGATGCGGGCGCAACCACGGTAAATATTCCCGACACGGTCGGTTACAGCCAGCCTGCCGAGTACGGTGCCCTTATCCGGTACCTCAGGGAACATGTCAGCAATATTGCAAAAGCCGTAATCTCCGTGCACTGCCATGACGATCTCGGCCTTGCGGTCGCAAACAGCCTCGCCGCGGTTGAGGCGGGCGCCCGGCAGATAGAGTGTACCATTAACGGCATCGGCGAACGTGCCGGAAACACGGCAATGGACGAGGTGGTGATGAACCTCAACGTCCGCCGCGACCACTATCACTGTACCTGCGGGATTGTCACCGAACAGATTTTTCCGACCGCACGCACGCTGTCTCACATCATCGGTATGCCGATTCCGGCAAACAAAGCAATTGTCGGTGCAAACGCATTCGCCCACGAGTCCGGCATTCATCAGGACGGCGTCCTTAAATGCCGCGAGACCTATGAGATCATGGACGCGGCCACTATCGGTAAAACCGGTAACGACATGGTTCTCGGCAAACACTCAGGCCGCCATGCAATCAAGGCCAAGGTCGAAGAACTCGGTTACAAATTAACCGACGATCAGATCACCGTCGTCTCTGATGCGGTGAAAAAACTGGCCGACATCAAAAAAGAGATCTTCGCCGAGGACGTGGAGGCAATCATCCTTGAGGAGATCTTCCGGATGCCGGACAGGTTCAAACTCAAATATCTTCAGGTCCATGCCGGTAACGGCCCGATTCCGCCGAACGCCGTCGTTATTATGGACGTGAACGGCGAGGAAAACCGGCTGCACAACTTCGGGGTCGGCCCAATCGATGCGGTCTTCAACACGATTGGAACGATTGCCGGGTGCAAACCTGACCTCGAACAGTTTGCCGTCAACGCAATCACGGGCGGAACGGACGCCCAGGGTGAGGTGACCGTCAGACTCCGGAGAAACAGCTACTCGGCTATCGGCAGAGGATCCGATCCGGATATTCTCGTCGCCGCAGGCAAAGCCTACGTGAACGCACTCAATCGTCTTGCAAAGAAAGTGGAGGAAAACCATGCATAGAACCATCGCCGAAAAAATCCTGCAGGCACACACCGATCAGAAGATTACCGGCCCCGGCCAGATTGTCAGATGCAAACTCTCGCTGGTGCTCGCAAACGACATCACCGCTCCCTTAGCCATCAAATCGTTCCGCGAGATGGGGGCAGCGAAGGTCTTTGACAAGGATCGGGTGGTCTTTGTCTGTGACCATTTCACTCCGAACAAGGACATTGATTCCGCCGAGCAGGTTGCGGTCACCCGCCGGTTTGCCGAGGAGATGGGGCTGACCCACTATTACGAGGGAGGCAGATGCGGTATTGAACACGCCCTCCTCCCGGAAGAGGGTCTTGTCGGTCCCTGGGATCTCGTGATCGGTGCGGACAGCCACACCTGTACCTACGGGGGACTCGGGGCGTTTTCGACCGGTATGGGTTCGACCGATATTGCCGCCGGTATGGTTCTTGGGGAGAACTGGTTTAAGGTTCCGCCGAGTATCCGTGTGAATGTCCACGGCAAGATGGGTAAGTTTGTGCAGGGCAAGGATGTTATTCTGAAACTGATCGGCACAATCGGTGTTTCCGGTGCTCTCTATAAGGCTCTGGAGTTCGGCGGGTCGGGCGTTGAGAAGATGTCAATGGAAAGCCGCCTGACGATTGCCAATATGGCAATCGAGGCGGGCGGTAAGGCAGGTCTTTTCCCGGCGGACAAAAAGACGCTGAAGTTTACCCGCAAGACGGGACGGGAGGACGAGGAGATCAAGCCCGATAAGTTTGCGGTCTATGAGTCGGAGGTGGAGATGGAGCTGAAGGGTATGGCCCCGCAGGTTGCTCTCCCGCATCTGCCGGAGAATGTGAAAGGCGTGGACGAGGTAGGCGAGATGCGAATCGATCAGGCGGTTATCGGCAGCTGTACGAACGGAAGAATCGAGGATATGCGGGAAGCGGCAGAGATTCTGCGGGGCAGAAAGGTGGACCGGCATGTCCGCTGCATTATTATTCCGGCAACGCCCCGTGTCTGGCGGGACTGTGTCCGCGAAGGGCTGATGCAGGTGTTCATCGATGCAGGTGCGATTATTTCGCCGCCGACCTGTGGTCCGTGTCTTGGCGGTCACATGGGGATTCTGGCAAAAGGTGAACGGGCAATTTCCACGACGAACCGGAACTTCCGGGGACGGATGGGGTCTCTTGAGTCCGAGGTTATTCTGTCGAATCCCGCGGTTGCGGCGGCGTCTGCGGTGACGGGTCTGGTTACCGACCCAAGGAGTCTGTGAAAATGAAGTATAACGGCAAAGCCCATGTGGTCGGGGCAAATATTGATACGGATGCAATTATCCCTGCACGGTTTCTGGTGACGACCAATGAGGCCGAACTTGGCAAAAACTGTATGTCGGGTCTTGCGGAGAACTGGATCTCCCGCGTTGCCCAGGGTGATTTTCTGGTGGCAGGCGAGAACTTCGGCTGCGGGTCGTCCCGCGAACATGCTCCGGTTGCGATTAAAGGAGCGGGTATTCCGGTTGTGATCGCCCACAGTTTTGCACGAATTTTCTACCGCAATGCGTTCAATACCGGATTGATCCTGCTGGAGGTCGGCGACGATTACCAAAAGATCGCCGACGGGGAGGAGTTGACCATCGATACGAAGAAGGGGACGATCACGACCGCCGAAGGCATCGTGATCACCTGTCCTCCGGTTCCTGCGTTTATGCAGGAGATTTTAGATGCGGGCGGGCTGGT belongs to Methanocorpusculum vombati and includes:
- a CDS encoding 3-isopropylmalate dehydratase small subunit, which gives rise to MKYNGKAHVVGANIDTDAIIPARFLVTTNEAELGKNCMSGLAENWISRVAQGDFLVAGENFGCGSSREHAPVAIKGAGIPVVIAHSFARIFYRNAFNTGLILLEVGDDYQKIADGEELTIDTKKGTITTAEGIVITCPPVPAFMQEILDAGGLVGYVKKQIGAE